A stretch of DNA from Rhodococcus sp. NBC_00297:
TCCGAGGGCAAGGACTGGGACCACTGGCTCGAGTCCGCCGGCACCATGCTGGTGTCGGCCGCGTGCCACCCGTCCTACTCCATGCTCACCGGTCAGCTTCCCGACGGCGGCACCATGCTCGACGTCTACGGGTACTGCTTCCGCCACGAGCCCGCCGTGGATCCTGCTCGCATGCAGGCGTTCCGGATGCACGAGTTCGTCCAGGTCGGCACCCCCGACCAGGCCGTCGAACACCGCGAGTCGTGGATCGAGCGCGGCATGACGGTGCTGGCCGACCTCGGGCTCGACGCCTCCCCCGTCATCGCCAACGACCCGTTCTTCGGTCGCGCGGGACGCATGCTGGCCGCGAACCAGCGCAACGAGAACCTCAAGACCGAGCTCGTGGTCCGCCTCTACGGCGACCTGGACGAGGGCACCGCGGTGGTGTCGTGCAATTGCCACCGCGACCACTTCGGCCAGACCTTCGACATCCGCACCGCGGACGGCAACGAGGCCCACAGTGCCTGTGTCGGTTTCGGTATGGAGCGCATCGCCCTCGCGATGGTGCGTACTCACGGCCTCGACACCTCACAGTGGCCGGCGTCGCTCCGCCTGAGCTGATCTACCTCTCGAGAACCGTCACCGTCGCCCTGGCTGTGCTGTTCACCGCTCGGACATGCCCTCGCGGCGTGGTCGAACCCGAGCGTGGCAGCAGAGTCAGGGCGCGGCCCGTTCCGGGGGCGAGGTGGAACCACGAGTCGGACGCCCGGTAGCCGTCCACGTCCACGCACACGTACTGCGCGGCATCCGTGCACGCGACGGTGAGGGTCCACCGGCCGTCGCCCTCCGGGGCCGCCGACGCGGTGAGACCCACCGAGTTCTGCAGCGGGAGCAGCCCGTTCTCCACCAGATGCACTGCCTCGGCGAGCACGGTGCCGTCCGGGGCGGCCAGCACGACACTCACCGCGTCGTTGGTGCGCGACCCGAATCGGTGAGCGTGCGTCATGTCGGTGAACCTGCCGACTACACCGTCCGCGGTACCGGTCCACGACGAGTGTGCATCGAGAGCGAGCTGCCGAACACCCTCGGCAGCAACGGCTCCCGTGCGCTGATGCGCCCGCACGGTGAGTGTTCCGGCGACGGGATCCGCGCCGTCGTTGATCACGTCGAGACGAAGCCCGTCCATCCCCTCGTCCGTCACGAGGACGGTGATCGGTGCGCTGGCCCGCGCCACCGCGTACCAGGGCGCCTTGGCGATGCCGGTGCTGTCGGTGAATCCCCATCCCGCGCCTGGCTCGAGGTCGCGCAGAGTCAGCACCAGCGCTCCCCCGCAACCCGAGTCCACCTGCCTCCAGAACCCGAACGACTGCGTCACCGCCTCACAGACGGCCGCGCGACCCAGGTCGAGGTAGCGCTCCGGATCGTCGCGGCGCACCGCGGACGGCTCCACGTCGAAGAGGGTGCGCACGTAGTGGTCTCGCACGTCCTCGAAGTCCCACGACGCTCCCCGATCACGCGGAACCGTGGCCTTCCAGCGCGGATCGTGGCCCGCCGGATGTGCCGAGCCGAACACGGAGTCGACGACGCGCCGCTCCGGGGGCACGGAGAACGCCAGGCACTCCGTCGCGAATGCCACCCGGGCGTACCGCACGTCCGAGAGAGGTCGCAGGTAGCCGCCGATGCCGAAGTAGTGCGCGAAGCCGGAGCCCACGTGGGTGGCGAGGTCGCCGCCCGACGGGGTGGACGGGACGTACGCGACACCGGAGAAGGCGTGCACCACGTCTGGAAGGATGCTGTCCAGCAGTGGTATCCGTGACTCGTCCGAGGCGAGCCCGAGCATCGTCGGCTGCTGGTACGTCTCGCTACCGCCGCTCACCACCACGAGGGAGGGCCCACCGGCGGTCGCGAGCATCGCCCGGACCTCGTCGACGACGGCGGACTCGACGGCGGGATCGTCCGGTGGATCGATGGTCGCCAGCATGACGTCCTGCCACACCATGATGCCCAGTTCCGAACAGAGCGTGTGGAACTCGGCCGACTCGTAGACCATCGTGCCCGTGAGTCGCACCATGTTCAGCCCGGCCTCGACATACGAGGTCAGGGTGTCCCGCAGGTGGTCGAGATCGTTCTGCAGCGTGATCGGGTCGAGCGGGACCCAGCATCCGCCGCGGCAGAAGACGGGCACCTCGTTCACGAGCAGCGTCGTGTCGCGCAGTGCGCTCGAGCGGAACCCCACTCGGAAGTGCACGACGTGACCGTCGACGGTCACGGTGACGTCGTGGAGGGTCGGATCACCGTGCGTGTGCGGCCAGCACAGGGCCCGCTCACCCGCGTCGATCTCGTCCGTCACTCGTCCGTCGGCATCGGCCGAGAGCTCGAACACGCTGTCGCCCAGCTCGATCCGCACAGCAGCGCCGGTCGTGGCCGCGCCGTCGACCTGCAGGACGCAGCGTCCGTCCCGCACCAGCCCGCGCACCGTCACGGCAGGGACGTCCACGGCAGGGACGTCCACGGCGACACAGCGCACGGCGCGCCAGGGTCCGACAGGAGCCGGGGCGCCGGTGAACACGGGGGCGCGGCCGAGCATCGAGGTGCGGACCCACCGCAGGCCCTGCGACGAGATCATGGACGATCGCCACCGGCCGCGCGGGCGGCGCTTCGCCAGTGCCGCGTCGAGCGAACGGCAGCACAGCGCGATCGAGACGGTGCCGGCGACGAGGGCCTCGACGGTGACGGGAACGAACATCGACGTGCTGGTGGTCGTCAGCGTCCCGTCGACCCAGACCTCCGTGAGGGTGGCGATGCCCTCGAGATGCAGCCGTATCGACTCCGTCCCGTCCGGCACCGACACCTCGGTGCGGAACCACCAGTCGCGCCCGTCGAGGTCCTCGATCGGCAGCCCCGCCGCGGCCAGCGCGCCGGCGACGGTACCCGGAACCCGTGCGGGCACAGCAGTATCGGTGTCCGGGAGACCATCGGGGCTCTCGACGGCACCGGCATCGGTCGACAGAAGCGTCCAGTGTGCGTCGGCCAGCAGATCGAGCGGCGCGGTCACAGTGCCGAACGCACTGCGTCTATACCGCGCTGCCAGGCCGCTGCCATGCCGGCCATCGAGTCACGCACGTCGACGTCGCGTCCCCGAGCGGCTCGCGCCATCCGGAACTGCACGGATTTGGCGCCGGACGCCACCTCCCGGAAGGGCTCGGCGGCAGCAGCCGCACCCTCGACTCCGCGGCGTTCGAGGTACTCGGCCAGGTCGGCCGCGAGTTCGGCGGTGGAGCCGCACTGACGGAGGGTGCCGAACGACCACAGGTGGAAGAAGTCCGGGCCCGCCTGCTGGATCAGCGCGACGTCCTCGACGACCCGCTCTCCGAGGCGCTCCACCGGGTTGCCCGCATCGGCGCGCTCGAGGTGAGCACGCACCACCTGCAGGTCGTGATCGTCGGTCTCCGGACCGGCGGCCAGAGCGTCACGGTCGACGACGACCCGTTCGACGTAGGGCGGCAGCGCCACCGTTCCGGGAGCGAGCGACCGAGCGAGTGCGCCGTCGAAGTCGTCACCCTCGAGGCGGAACAGACCGGCGTTGTGGAAGTAGTCGAGCCGGCGCGCGTCGGCATCGATGGCCGTCGGCACGATCGTCGTCTTGGTGTGCTCCCGGCCGTAGCTGGTGCCGTCGGTGTCGGGGAGGTAGAAGGCGTCGATCTCGACCGTGCTCAGCACACCGTCGTGCATGTTCTCGATCAGGTGCTCTCCGAACGGCTTCCAGATGTTCATCTCGGAGACGTCCACCCCGTAGAGGAGGCGGAGATCCTCGGGCTGGAACTTCACGAAGTCCCACTGCCGGCCGTCGAACCCCGCGCTGAGGGCGAACGCCAGTGCGGGTGTCGGATCGGCGCCCATCGCGTGCAGCAGTTCGATCCACAGGTCGACGTAGCAGTTGGTCTCGGACCACGTGCGCTCCGACGAGTGCAGCGAGTGCGATCGGTACGTTGCGGGATCGAGGTCCGCGGGCAACGGGGACCCGCCCACCGGCGTCGCCGAGAGATTCACCGTCACTGCTCCTCCATTGGTCGTCGACACGAGGTGTCGGCCCACGCGTTCACATCACGCACGACAGTAGCCGCGAGAGAGGTGATCAGAACCCCCCGAAGTCCCCGCCACCACCGAAGTCCCCGCCACCGAAGTCCCCGCCACCGCCGAAGTCCCCGTCGGTCTCGTCGGCGAACGGGTCGGCGGTGGTGGTGACGGGCGGCGGGACTCCACGCGACCCGACTGGCGCCACCGCGCTGGTGGGTGCCACGGACGGGGTGCTGACCGTGGCGGGGTCCATCGGCTCGGGCATCGAGGTGAAGGCCCACGCCGCGGCGCCCGCCATGACGGCGCACGAGAAGGCGAGGACGAGGGCGACGGGGACCCTGCTGCGCTTCGGATCGGGCACCGGTTCCCCGCCCACGTCGACGACGTCCGCGGGCGCCGACGCGTCGGGCTCGCGTTCCGGCTCGGCGGGGGCGGCCGCGAAGGCGACGGTCCGATCCGTGGACGAGGGCTCGGGCGCCGGTACCGACACACGCGTCGCGCGCGGGTCCAGCGCGGTGAGGACCGGAACGCCGAAGCGTTCCGCGGCAGCGATCGACAGGATCGGGATGGGCGAACCGCCCCCGACGAGGATCACCGCGTCGAGGTCGCGCTCGCCGAGAAGCGACGCCGCGGTGTCGAGCGAGAGGTCGAGCAGAGGGCGAACCGCGGTCTCGAACTCCTGACGCGTGATCAGTGTGGTGCCGCCGCCGGGGGTGCGCGCGACGGTCGCGGAGGACAGCGACTCCTTCACGCGGCGGCAGAAGACGATGACGTCCGTGTCGTCCGCGCCCTCGGCGGGGCGCTCCAGAATGCCGCGGTCGACGATGTGATCGAGCACGATGTGATCGAAGACATCCCCGCCGGCCACCGAGGAGTCGACGGAGCCCAGGACCGCCATCTCGTCGACGTCCACGAGGCTCGCCGTCGCGCCGCCACGGCCCAGGTCGTAGAGCAACACCGTGGTGAGACCGGACAGAACGCCCGAATCGACCACGTCCCGAGGGACCGACGTCACAGCTTCGGTGTCGGACATCCGTCGGCGCTTCCTCTCGGTGGATGGTGATTCCCCTGCGTTGTCACTTGTCACAGCCCTGTTCACGTCGCACCCGCTTCGAGCGCAGGAACCGGACAGCTCCTGCTGTATGGCGCCCAAAAGAATCTTCCGGTATGTTAAACGATGAAATAGGGAACTGCGAGATCGATACCGGTCGTGGATGCGACCGGGCACACCTTACTGCCAGGTAGGGCCCCAGGGCGACTGTCAGTGGCACATCGATCGCAGAAATCCCTCACCGAGCAGCGTGTCGAGCGGGGCCGACGCGCACGGCCGAGCTTCGCCGATGCAGACGCGGCGCACCGGACGCTCCGATCCAGAAGTTTGGTTCGGAGTCACAAACCCGGCGCCGTGGACGCATCGACGAGCACCGGACCGAGACGAAAGGCTGTCGACCCCGATGATCCCCGCACCCGCTACTCGTGACCGCACGGCCACGGTGCAGGTACACATGACCGGCGCCGAGTGGTTCGCCGACTCGCCGGGTGGCCTCAACCGCTACTTCACCGATCTCTACGTCGCGCTCTCCGCTCTCGACGGCGTCAGCGCCTCCGCGTCCGCGTTCGGCGACTCCGATCTGAGCGACGGCCACCACGGCACGTCCTCGTGGGGACCCTCGACGGGTTCCACGCTCTCGCGCGTCTGGTCGGCCCTCTCCGCCGATCGCGGTCTGCCGAGGAACACGGTGATCGACCGCCACTTCAGCCTCTTCGGACGCCCCACCGTCGGCCTGCGCGGTGCGCACCCGTCGGTGGCGCACTTCCACGGACCCTGGGCCGCCGAGAGCGCCATGTCCGGCGAGAGCGATCTGGTCGTGCGCGCCAAGTACTGGGTCGAGCGTCTGCGCTTCCTCGACGTGCGCCGGTTCATCGTGCTGTCGGGGCACTCCGCCCGCATCCTCACCGAGGACTACGCCGTCGATCCGGCCGCGATCACGATCATCCCGCCGGGTGTCGACCTGGACCGTTTCGCCGTCACCCCGGCACCGAGCAACGCTCGCCCCACCGTCCTCTGCGTGCGCCGACTCGAGCGCCGCATGGGCATCGACCGGCTCGTCGCGGCCTGGCCCGCCGTCGTGGCGGACCACCCGGACGCGCAGCTCGTCGTCGTCGGGACCGGCACCGAGGAGGCGGCACTGCGCAGCCAGGCCGCCGAGTCCACCGCCGGCGACTCCATCGTCTTCACCGGCCGGACCAGCGACGAGCGCCTCGCAGCGCTCTACGCCGAGGCCACCGTCTCCGTGGTCCCGACCCTGAGCCTCGAAGGCTTCGGGCTCATCGCCCTCGAGTCCTGCGCCAGCGGACGCGCCCCCGTCGTGACCGACTGCGGCGGCCTGCCCGACGCCGTCGCGGGCCTCGATCCCTCCCT
This window harbors:
- a CDS encoding amino acid--[acyl-carrier-protein] ligase; translation: MTSTLDRDVVSDLDLARADFRDQLVGAGLLVPSSLDGLYGRSGEFEDIIDLIDSKVKAAGAAAHGDALRRFRFPPVFPRDAFEKTDYIASFPNLTGAITTFSGDNKAHAELLAARSEGKDWDHWLESAGTMLVSAACHPSYSMLTGQLPDGGTMLDVYGYCFRHEPAVDPARMQAFRMHEFVQVGTPDQAVEHRESWIERGMTVLADLGLDASPVIANDPFFGRAGRMLAANQRNENLKTELVVRLYGDLDEGTAVVSCNCHRDHFGQTFDIRTADGNEAHSACVGFGMERIALAMVRTHGLDTSQWPASLRLS
- a CDS encoding glycosyl hydrolase 2 galactose-binding domain-containing protein; its protein translation is MTAPLDLLADAHWTLLSTDAGAVESPDGLPDTDTAVPARVPGTVAGALAAAGLPIEDLDGRDWWFRTEVSVPDGTESIRLHLEGIATLTEVWVDGTLTTTSTSMFVPVTVEALVAGTVSIALCCRSLDAALAKRRPRGRWRSSMISSQGLRWVRTSMLGRAPVFTGAPAPVGPWRAVRCVAVDVPAVDVPAVTVRGLVRDGRCVLQVDGAATTGAAVRIELGDSVFELSADADGRVTDEIDAGERALCWPHTHGDPTLHDVTVTVDGHVVHFRVGFRSSALRDTTLLVNEVPVFCRGGCWVPLDPITLQNDLDHLRDTLTSYVEAGLNMVRLTGTMVYESAEFHTLCSELGIMVWQDVMLATIDPPDDPAVESAVVDEVRAMLATAGGPSLVVVSGGSETYQQPTMLGLASDESRIPLLDSILPDVVHAFSGVAYVPSTPSGGDLATHVGSGFAHYFGIGGYLRPLSDVRYARVAFATECLAFSVPPERRVVDSVFGSAHPAGHDPRWKATVPRDRGASWDFEDVRDHYVRTLFDVEPSAVRRDDPERYLDLGRAAVCEAVTQSFGFWRQVDSGCGGALVLTLRDLEPGAGWGFTDSTGIAKAPWYAVARASAPITVLVTDEGMDGLRLDVINDGADPVAGTLTVRAHQRTGAVAAEGVRQLALDAHSSWTGTADGVVGRFTDMTHAHRFGSRTNDAVSVVLAAPDGTVLAEAVHLVENGLLPLQNSVGLTASAAPEGDGRWTLTVACTDAAQYVCVDVDGYRASDSWFHLAPGTGRALTLLPRSGSTTPRGHVRAVNSTARATVTVLER
- a CDS encoding DUF1839 family protein encodes the protein MTVNLSATPVGGSPLPADLDPATYRSHSLHSSERTWSETNCYVDLWIELLHAMGADPTPALAFALSAGFDGRQWDFVKFQPEDLRLLYGVDVSEMNIWKPFGEHLIENMHDGVLSTVEIDAFYLPDTDGTSYGREHTKTTIVPTAIDADARRLDYFHNAGLFRLEGDDFDGALARSLAPGTVALPPYVERVVVDRDALAAGPETDDHDLQVVRAHLERADAGNPVERLGERVVEDVALIQQAGPDFFHLWSFGTLRQCGSTAELAADLAEYLERRGVEGAAAAAEPFREVASGAKSVQFRMARAARGRDVDVRDSMAGMAAAWQRGIDAVRSAL
- a CDS encoding Hsp70 family protein, with amino-acid sequence MSDTEAVTSVPRDVVDSGVLSGLTTVLLYDLGRGGATASLVDVDEMAVLGSVDSSVAGGDVFDHIVLDHIVDRGILERPAEGADDTDVIVFCRRVKESLSSATVARTPGGGTTLITRQEFETAVRPLLDLSLDTAASLLGERDLDAVILVGGGSPIPILSIAAAERFGVPVLTALDPRATRVSVPAPEPSSTDRTVAFAAAPAEPEREPDASAPADVVDVGGEPVPDPKRSRVPVALVLAFSCAVMAGAAAWAFTSMPEPMDPATVSTPSVAPTSAVAPVGSRGVPPPVTTTADPFADETDGDFGGGGDFGGGDFGGGGDFGGF
- a CDS encoding glycosyltransferase family 4 protein, whose protein sequence is MTGAEWFADSPGGLNRYFTDLYVALSALDGVSASASAFGDSDLSDGHHGTSSWGPSTGSTLSRVWSALSADRGLPRNTVIDRHFSLFGRPTVGLRGAHPSVAHFHGPWAAESAMSGESDLVVRAKYWVERLRFLDVRRFIVLSGHSARILTEDYAVDPAAITIIPPGVDLDRFAVTPAPSNARPTVLCVRRLERRMGIDRLVAAWPAVVADHPDAQLVVVGTGTEEAALRSQAAESTAGDSIVFTGRTSDERLAALYAEATVSVVPTLSLEGFGLIALESCASGRAPVVTDCGGLPDAVAGLDPSLVVPAGDVDALAHRLSTALSGDVPSAAACRAHAESFSWESSARRHVDVYRELVHR